The sequence AACCAATCGAAGTTGGCGTAAACGATAAAGCAGCTTATAGATTGCTGATAAACTGCCCTATCGTTTGCACCAATTTCGATTTTTCTATAGTGAACAAAGTCGTGTCCGGATAGCCGGAATATATGGAGTTTCAATTCTTTTCCTCTTGTAGAAAAAAACTGTTTTGATTAAAATATTATATCAGATTTCTTTATAGAAAAAGATATTTTCCCACAACAAACAGACCTCATTTCTGAGGCTTCGTAAAAATATTTAATTATTGGGTTTTAAATCCGTAAAGGTATCCGTTGTTGGGGGTTTCCGAGATGTCCTCCACAGCATTTACAAACAGAAACCTTGATTCCATAAAGTGTTTCCAATATTTGAGCTGTTTCCATATTTTTCAACCGAGACAGATATTGCCTGCAGCCAAGAAGATTTCTACATAGTGTAAGATGCTTGGTTTTACTTCGGGTACACAGCAGACCATAATGTCTGATTCGGACAAAGCGTTTGGGTGGCACATGCATAAGGAATCTGCGGATAAATTCAACTCCGGGAATAGTCAGTGCTTTCCATTTACCAGCTTCACGGTAGTCCTTCACATAGTATGTGACAGTGTTTTCATCCATGCGGATAATACGGCGATTACTGATAGCAATTCTGTGTATGTACTTACCAAGGTAATGAATAACAGACTGTGCACCGTTAAAGGCTTTCTTACAGTGTGGAATCCAGTCTTTTTCATAGCAGATATTTATTAGCTCTTTGAAGGCATAGTGATTTCGGTATTTTTCACTGCTTCCGTGAAAGTGAAGTTTTTTATTTTTCCATAAAGTTTTCAGTTCATCCAGATATTTTCCACGGAAAAGTTTGGATAATACTTTAACAGGAAAAAAGAACTCTTCACCTTTATCACGCCACTGATTCTTAGCAGTCAATCCACCGCCGAGAAGAATGACATGGATATGGGGATGGAAATTCATTTCAGATCCCCATGTATGCAGGATGCAGATGTATCCGACCTTTGCACCCAGATATTTTTCATCCTCAGCAAGTTCATTTATCGTGGAAGAGACGGAATGATACAAGGCATCATACAGTAGTTTCTGGTTACAATAGATTAATGGATTCAGTTCTTGAGGGACTGTAAATACCACATGGAAGTAAGGTGCTTCCAGAACGTCTTCCCGTTGGGCATCCATCCACTTTTCGGTAGGAAGAGCCTGACACATAGGACAGCATCTGTTACGGCAGGAATTGTAGTGAATCTGAAGATGGCCACAATCTTCACAAACACTGACATTTGCGCCATAAGCTCCGGTCTTGCAGTTCATAATACAATGTGAAACTTTTGCCTGTTCCGCAGAAGGTGTATATCTGTCCAGATATTTGAGATAAAAAGAGTGAAATATATCCTGTACAGTTGGATTTTCCATGCCTAATCCTCCTGTACGTCAAAAGGACTTTTAATTCCCAATAGTGTTTTGTTACTCACATGAAGATATATTTCTGTAGATTTTGGGTCTGTATGTCCTAATAATGCTTGAATATATTTAATGTCACACCCCGCTTCCAAAAGATGGCTTGCAAAACTATGCCTAAAAGTATGAGAAGAAAAATGTTTCGTAATGCCAGCCTTTTTTGCACTTGTTTTTAAGAATTGATTTACGCTTGAAATATCAAGGTAATTATGAGTCCATTGACTTGGAAACAGTATACCCCTTGGTTTACCGCATTGAAACCAGTATTCTGTAAGTAAATCAAGTGTACGGTCGGCAAGAATAGTATATCGATCTCTTCGGTTTTTGGTATTGCGTATATGAATAGACTTATTGCTTCTGGATATATCGTCATAGTGCAGATGTACCACTTCTGATACGCGAAGTCCACCGGAATACATGGTTGCAATTATTGCTTTATGTTTCAGATTTTTAGTTGCATCAAGAATAGAATTGATTTCATCCTTTGACAGAATAACAGGAAGAGCCCGGTCACGTTTCATGCGGGAGATTTCATCTTCATCCCAGTATAGTTTTAAGATTCTTTTATACATAAAACGTATAGCAGAATAATAATGATTATAAGTTTCCGGCATGACTCCAGATAACCTTTTTGCGGTTAAAAAAGCATCCGCGTCATCAATAATTAGTTCATTCCATGGTTTCCCTGTATAATCTAAAAAATGTCTAATCGTATGACAGTAGGCATTAACTGTGGATGGTTTTAAATTTTTCTTTTCCGCAGCAAGTTTGATTTGATTATAAATATCTTCGTACATAAAATATCCTCCGTAAAATAAATGAAAATATATAAGTTCCACATACCTTTACGGAGGAGCATTTGCTTGATAAAACCGCTTGTAGAAACGGTGTAAAAATGGTATTCTTTTCATAGGCAGTGGTAGGGAACTAAGCCCGTATTCGAAGTTTGTTTTTGGTGGTACTTAAACAATACTATCTTGGGACAATCCTGTCACTGCTTTTTTGGAAAACTAATAAGAAACTGCACCACAGCCTTGGCAGGCCATCGCGCAGCGATTTTGTTCACTTAGAAGTTAAAGGAGAGAGCGATTATGTTTAGATGTCAAAAATGTAGAAAATGGTTAAAAAGTATTACAACAGAAACTGATGTAGTTTATAATGGCACAACATATCATGCCACAAATGTACCAGCAAAAATATGTCCTGAATGTGGGAAAATAACTATATATGAAATAATTGAAGAACGAATTGTTCAATATGCCACTCAAAGAAATGTAAAAAATATTGATTATGCAGAATGTGAGAATGAAGAAGCTTCTGCCTCTCAATTAATATTGTGAATTTCCATTTTAAAAATTCCATATCCCTACACACAAAGCAGTTAGTCTTAGGATTGACTGCTTTTTTCTTACCTAAAATCAGATTGGAGTGATGACATGAACGATATTTTTAAGGATATGCAGGCAAAAGTCGGCTGTGAATACATTTCCGACCTGCCCTCTTACAAGCGTAAGGTGTGGCATGAAATGAAACGACTGAACCCTGCCGACTATGAAGAAAGACAGTTAGAAGATTTTTCAAAGTATGTGTTTGGTATGTCGTACCAAACCTTAAAAGATGTGATGAAACAACAGAAAGGACGTGAGGAACAATGCAGGAAACAAGGGTGCTGGTGGAAACGAAAGGAACAACTGGCGAAGAAACAATATCATACTGGTTCGACCTGCCGATAGATGTTGCCGAGTTTGAAGAAAAGTTAGGTGTCGGTGCAGAAAGTGGGGATTACCGCATTATCGAAAAGGTACTGCCCTTTGCTGATGAAGTCCACGAACATACAAGCGTGTACCAGCTCAACGAACTAGATTTTATGTACCGTCAGCTACCAGCCGATATGCAGGAAGAATATACAGCACTTCTTACGGTGTATGAAAATTTAGAAGCACTTTATATTTGCAGAAACATGATTACAGTTTATCCTGACTGCAAAAGCATGATAGATGTTGCAAGGCAAAAGCTGATGAACGACCCGACGTTCAAACATTTATCTGAGGACTGTCAAGAATACTATTTCGATTTTGAAGCCTACGCTTCTCACTTGCAGGAACACGGGAAATTTTTAGTAACAGAACACGGTATCTTTGAACTGCCAGAGTAGGAAATGAGGTGGTGCTTATGATTGATGATATGGCGGTTTACATTGCTAATCTTGGCAAATACAATGAGGGCTATTTAGTCGGTGCTTGGTTCACGTTTCCTATTGACGAGGAAGATGTGAAAGAAAAAATCGGCTTGAATGAACAATATGAGGAATACGCTATCCATGATACCGATAACTTTCCCATTGCGATTGGCGAGTATGTTTCCATTGAAGAACTCAATGAGATGTATGAAATGATAGAGGAACTTCCCGACTATATCGTAGAGTGTCTGGACGAATTTATCAACCACTACGGGACGCTGGAAGAAGTCGTGGAACACAAGGACGATATTTATTATTATCCCGACTGTGAAACCATGACAGACGTTGCCTACTACTACATAGACGAATTGCAGGCACTTGGGGATATTCCACCCAGCTTACAGAATTACATTGACTATGAAGCCTACGGGCGAGATTTGGATATGGGCGGTTGCTTTATTGAAACAAGCCGAGGTATGTGCGAGATACCATATTAACGCTGGAAGATCAGCAACAAGCTTTGTTGCTACTGACAGCGTATTTCTCTTTTAAGGGACAGTCTGAAACATGGCTGTCCTTTTCTATTTTGAAAGGAGCTGAAAGAACTTGAAAAAGATTAAATCTTATACGGGTATCTGGAACGTGGAAAAAGTCTTGTATGCAATCAATGACTTTAACTTGCCCTTTCCCGTTACTTTTACGCAGATTACATGGTTTGTGATTACAGAATTTATCATCATTCTGTTTGGGGATATTCCCCCACTTTCCATGATTGAGGGAGCATTTCTCAAATATTTTGGTATTCCCGTTGCTCTCACTTGGTTTATGTCGCAGAAAACTTTTGACGGAAAGAAGCCGTACAGCTTTTTGAAATCACAGATAACCTATGCCCTGCGACCTAAAATCACTTATGCAGGAAAAGCCGTAAAACTGCATAAGCAGACCTTGAATGAAACAATCACGGCAGTAAGGAGTGTGAACTATGTTCCCGATAAAATATATTGACAATAACCTTGTCTGGAACAAGGACAATGAGGTGTTCGCTTACTATGAGTTGATACCGTATAACTATTCTTTCCTATCCGCAGAGCAGAAATTTATCGTGCATGACAGCTTTCGCCAGCTTATCGCACAGTCCCGTGAGGGTAAAATTCATGCCTTGCAGATTGCCACAGAAAGCTCCATACGAAGTATGCAGGAACAGTCAAAGAAACTGGTAACTGGAAAATTAAAGGAAGTTGCCTATCAGAAGATAGACGAACAGACCGAAGCGTTAGTATCTATGATTGGGGACAATCAAGTGGACTACCGTTTTTTTCTTGGCTTTAAGCTCATGGTTACGGAAGAACAGCTCAATCTGAAGAACATCAAAAAATCGGCGTGGCTGACGTTTACGGAATTTCTCCATGAAGTGAACCACACGCTGATGAATGATTTTGTTTCCATGCCGAATGATGAAATCAACCGTTACATGAAAATGGAAAAGTTACTGGAAAATAAAATATCAAGGCGTTTTAAGGTGCGTCGCTTGGAAATCAATGATTTTGGGTATCTCATGGAACATCTTTACGGCAGGGACGGTATCGCCTATGAAGATTATGAGTACCAGCTACCAAAGAAAAAATTGAACAAAGAAACGCTGATAAAATACTACGACCTTATTCGTCCGACAAGGTGTGTGATTGAGGAAAGCCAGCGGTATTTACGATTGGAGCATGAGGACAAGGAAAGCTATGTATCCTACTTTACCGTCAATGCGATTGTCGGGGAGCTTGATTTCCCGTCGTCTGAAATCTTCTATTTCCAGCAACAGCAATTCACATTCCCCGTTGATACTTCTATGAATGTAGAAATCGTGGAGAACAGAAAGGCTCTTACCACAGTAAGAAATAAGAAAAAGGAATTGAAAGACCTTGACAATCACGCTTATCAAGCAGGAAGTGAAACCAGCTCAAATGTGGTGGACGCATTAGACAGCGTGGACGAGCTGGAAACGGATTTAGACCAGAGCAAAGAAAGTATGTATAAGCTCTCTTATGTAGTGCGTGTATCGGCTGATGATTTGGACGAATTAAAACGCCGTTGTGATGAAGTCAAAGACTTTTACGACGACCTCAATGTAAAGCTGGTGCGTCCTGCTGGGGATATGCTGGGGCTTCATTCTGAATTTTTTCCTGCCAGCAAGCGATATATCAATGACTATGTGCAGTATGTAAAATCAGACTTCTTGGCTGGGCTTGGTTTTGGAGCGACCCAGCAGTTAGGAGAAACTACGGGTATCTATATGGGCTATTCCGTTGATACGGGAAGAAATGTGTACCTGCAACCGTCTTTGGCTTCGCAGGGCGTAAAAGGTACAGTTACCAACGCCCTTGCGTCTGCTTTCGTCGGTTCTCTTGGCGGTGGGAAGTCGTTCTGCAACAATCTTCTGGTGTATTATTCGGTGTTGTTTGGCGGTCAAGCAGTCATTTTAGACCCCAAAGCCGAGCGTGGCAACTGGAAAGAAACGCTCCCAGAGATAGCCCATGAAATCAATATCGTAAATCTTACCAGCGACAAGGACAATGCAGGACTTCTTGACCCGTTTGTGATTATGAAGAATGTAAAAGACGCTGAAAGTCTGGCAATCGACATCTTAACATTCCTTACGGGTATTTCCTCTAGGGACGGCGAAAAATTCCCCGTACTTCGTAAGGCGGTACGCTCCGTTACCCAGAGCGACAGTCGGGGCTTACTCCATGTGATAGACGAGCTTCGCCGTGAAGATACGCCCATATCAAGAAATATTGCAGACCATATCGACAGCTTCACAGACTACGACTTTGCACATCTGCTGTTTTCGGACGGTACGGTGGAAAATGCAATCAGTCTGGATAACCAGCTCAATATCATTCAAGTAGCAGACCTTGTACTGCCAGATAAAGATACCACTTTTGAGGAATACACGACCATTGAATTATTGTCGGTGTCTATGCTGATTGTGATTAGTACCTTTGCACTCGACTTCATTCACAGCGACAGAAGCATTTTTAAGATTGTAGACCTTGATGAAGCGTGGGCGTTCTTAAATGTAGCACAAGGCGAAACCTTATCAAATAAGCTGGTTCGTGCTGGGCGAGCTATGCAGGCAGGCGTTTATTTCGTTACACAATCTTCTGGGGACGTGTCAAAGGAAAGTCTGAAAAACAATATCGGCTTGAAATTTGCCTTTCGTTCTACTGACATTAACGAGATAAAGCAGACCTTAGAATTTTTCGGTATCGACAAGGACGACGAGAACAACCAGAAACGGCTTCGTGATTTGGAGAACGGACAATGCTTATTGCAGGACTTATACGGGCGTGTCGGTGTGGTGCAGATACACCCAGTCTTTGAAGAACTGTTGCACGCCTTTGATACCAGACCGCCCGTATAGAGAAATGAGGTGGAGTGATGAAAGAAAGGATAAAAGGTGCGTTCACAAAAAAGAAGATTTTCCACTTTCTCAAAATGGCTCTGTTTGTCGTGGCACTCTCCCTTATCCTGCTTTCACTTTTGGGGACGGTGGCTCATGCGACGGGGCTTGTGGACGATACCATAAACGCAGAAAATCTTTACTCAAAATACCCCCTTTCCAACTACCAGCTTGATTTTTATGTGGATAATAGCTGGTCGTGGCTTCCGTGGAACTGGCTGGACGGTATCGGAAAATCGGTGCAGTACGGGCTTTACTGTATTACCAACTTTGTCTGGACGATAAGCCTTTATTTAAGCAATGCCACGGGCTATGTGGTGCAGGAAGCCTATAAGCTGGACTTCATCAACGATATGGCAGACAGTATCGGGAAAAGCATACAGACCCTTGCAGGCGTAACACAAAACGGCTTTTCTTCTACGGGCTTCTATGTTGGTTTTCTGCTTCTCATTATCTTGGTGGTAGGACTTTATGTTGCCTATACGGGACTTATCAAACGGGAAACCAGTAAGGCACTTCACGCTGTTATTAACTTTGTGGTAGTGTTCGTGTTGTCCGCTTCGTTTATCGCCTATGCTCCCGACTACATCAAGAAGATAAATGAATTTTCATCAGACATCAGTACCGCTTCACTTGATTTGGGAACAAAAATCATGCTCCCCAACTCTGAAAGCGAGGGCAAGGACAGCGTGGACTTGATACGGGACAGCTTATTTTCTATTCAAGTGGAACAGCCGTGGCTACTTCTGCAATTTGGAAACAGCAACGCAGAGGAAATCGGGACAGACCGTGTAGAAGCTCTTGTATCGGCAAGTCCAGAGGACGAGGACGGGAAAACCAGAGAGGAAGTCGTGAAAACAGAAATAGAGGACAACGACAACAACAATCTGACAATACCGCAGGTGGTAAACCGTTTAGGCATGGTGTTCTTCCTACTGTTCTTCAATTTAGGGATAACAATATTTGTATTCTTGCTTACGGGCATGATGTTGTTCAGCCAGATACTTTTTATTATCTTTGCAATGTTTTTACCTATCAGCTTTTTACTTTCCATGATACCGAGCTATGAAAGCATGGCAAAGCAGGCAATCGTGAGGGTGTTTAATACCATTATGACACGGGCAGGAATAACGCTCATTGTAACGGTGGCGTTCAGTATTTCCAGTATGTTTTATAACATATCCACAGACTATCCATTTTTCATGGTGGCGTTCTTGCAGATAGTATGTTTCGCTGGTATCTATATGAAGCTGGGCGACTTAATGAGTATGTTCTCTTTGAACGCTAATGATAGTCAAAGCATGGGACGAAGAATTTTCCGCAGACCGTATCTGTTTATGCGACATAGGGCTAGGCGTATGGAACACCGTATTGCAAGGGCGGTAAGTGCTGGCGGTATTTCGGGCGGTGTCGCTGGTGCGGTGGCTGGAAGTGCCGTTGCTGGAAAACGAGCTGAAAGAAAAAATACAGCTTCTAAAGAAAATCGGGGCAATACCACTTCCAGCATGGGACAGCGTGCAGGTTCAAAAGTAGGTGCTGTCTTAGATACGAAAAATAAAGTGAAAGACAAAGCAAACGCTGTCAAAGAGAATATCAAAGATATGCCGACACAGACCGCTTATGCGGTGTATTCCGCAAAGGAAAAGGCAAAGTCCAGCGTGTCCGACTTCAAGCGTGGCATGGTGCAGGAACAGCAGTCCAGACAGACGGGACGATTGGAAAAGCAGGAACAGCATAGACAAAATATCGCTGACAAGCGTATGGAGCTTCAAAAGGCACAAGAAGCAAGGCAGGCACAGCGAAAGGCTGACGGATCAGCGACAACGGGAGCTACCCGTCCCCATGAGCGACCAGCCACAGCTTCAAAGCCGAGTGCGGAAAAAACGCAGGAAGTCAAACGTCCTGCCACAGCGACCACTTCAAAAGCAAGTGAACCAGTCAAGACAAATGTTATCAAAGAGCGTCCTTTATCTTCTGGTGCTTCTGATAAGAAAGCGACCCAGTCGGCACAGATAGCACATAGGCAAAATGTAGAAAAAATGGTATCACAGGAAACACGCCAGAATTACACCAAAGACCGTAGGACAAAGGTTCAGCAGACGCAAACCGTCCAAAAGAACCAGCAGACAACAGAGAAAACTCGTAACCTTGTGATGAAGAAAGGACAGAAGAAAAAATGAAACTGAAACATATCGCTCTCATTGGCACTCTGTTTCCTATCCTCTTTTCTCTGGTGCTTTTCTTTGGTGTGTTAATTAGTGCGGACAGCGACGACGAGAATAGCAATTTTTCTTCTGGCATTACGGGTATGAACTTATCCGCAGAAGTCTTGAAACATCAGCCTATGGTGGAAAAGTACGCCAGAGAAAACGGTATCTCCGAGTATGTCAATGTGCTATTGGCTATCATTCAAGTAGAAAGTGGCGGTACGGCAGAAGATGTTATGCAGAGTTCGGAAAGTCTGGGACTACCGCCTAATTCCTTAGATACGGAAAGCTCAATCAAGCAGGGGTGTAAATATTTTGCGTCCCTGCTTTCTTCCTGCAAAAATCAAGGTATCGACGATTTGAATGTAGCGATACAGTCCTATAACTATGGCGGCGGCTATGTGGGATATGTGGCAGGAAAAGGAAAGAAACACACCTTTAACCTTGCAGAGAGCTTCGCTCGTGAGAAGTCGGGTGGAAAGAAAGTAACCTACACCAACCCGATAGCCGTTGCAAAGAATGGGGGCTGGCGGTATGGCTATGGAAATATGTTCTATGTGGAATTAGTCAATCAATATCTGACCGTGGCACACTTTGATAATGCAACGGCACAAGCGATTATGAATGAAGCGTTGAAATATCAAGGCTGGAAGTATGTGTATGGTGGCAGTAATCCGAACACTTCCTTTGATTGTAGCGGACTTGTGCAATGGTGCTATGGAAAAGCTGGTATCTCCTTACCGAGAACAGCACAAGCACAGTATGACGCTACCCAACATCTTCCACTCTCGCAAGCAAAAGCTGGGGACTTGGTATTTTTCCATTCTACCTATAACGCTGGTTCGTATGTAACCCACGTCGGCATTTATGTAGGAAATAATCAGATGTACCATGCAGGCGACCCGATAGGATATGCAGACCTAAGTAGTAGTTACTGGCAACAGCACTTAATCGGTGCAGGACGAGTAAAACAATAGAAAGGACTTGAAAAATATGTTTAAGAAGAATAAGAAACAGACAGAAACTATCAAAGAACTAAAAGAAAGAAAGGTGCGTACTGTCAAGGTAGGCACACATCAGAAAACCGTGATTGCGTTGTGGGTGGTGCTTATCGCAAGCGTGAGTTTTGGGGTGTATAAGAATTTTACGGCTATCGACCAGCACACGACCCATGAAAAAGAAATCATTGAACTTCGCTTGCAGGACACCAACGGGATTGAAAATTTCGTGAAGAATTTTGCGAAGTCTTATTACACATGGAATAACAGCAAAGAAGCTATCGAAGCAAGGACGCAGGCAATCAACGGTTATCTGACAAAGGAATTGCAGGACTTGAATATAGATACCATTAGAACAGACATACCGACTAGTTCCACAGTTACAGATGTGATTGTATGGAGTATTGAACAGTCGGGAATGGACACTTTTTCTGCTATCTACGAAGTAGATCAGCAGATAAAAGAGGGAGAACAGACAAGCAATGTGAAAGCAACCTATACTGTAAAAGTCCATGTGGACGCTGACGGGGATATGGTAATCGTTCAGAACCCTACCCTTGCACCAGTAATCGAAAAATCAGACTATGAGCCTAAGACACCAGAAGCAGACGCAAGTGTAGACGCTGATACTGTCAATGACGCTACCGCTTTTCTGGAAACATTCTTTAAGCTCTATCCAACAGCCACAGAAAAAGAG comes from Coprococcus phoceensis and encodes:
- a CDS encoding IS91 family transposase, coding for MENPTVQDIFHSFYLKYLDRYTPSAEQAKVSHCIMNCKTGAYGANVSVCEDCGHLQIHYNSCRNRCCPMCQALPTEKWMDAQREDVLEAPYFHVVFTVPQELNPLIYCNQKLLYDALYHSVSSTINELAEDEKYLGAKVGYICILHTWGSEMNFHPHIHVILLGGGLTAKNQWRDKGEEFFFPVKVLSKLFRGKYLDELKTLWKNKKLHFHGSSEKYRNHYAFKELINICYEKDWIPHCKKAFNGAQSVIHYLGKYIHRIAISNRRIIRMDENTVTYYVKDYREAGKWKALTIPGVEFIRRFLMHVPPKRFVRIRHYGLLCTRSKTKHLTLCRNLLGCRQYLSRLKNMETAQILETLYGIKVSVCKCCGGHLGNPQQRIPLRI
- a CDS encoding tyrosine-type recombinase/integrase, which gives rise to MYEDIYNQIKLAAEKKNLKPSTVNAYCHTIRHFLDYTGKPWNELIIDDADAFLTAKRLSGVMPETYNHYYSAIRFMYKRILKLYWDEDEISRMKRDRALPVILSKDEINSILDATKNLKHKAIIATMYSGGLRVSEVVHLHYDDISRSNKSIHIRNTKNRRDRYTILADRTLDLLTEYWFQCGKPRGILFPSQWTHNYLDISSVNQFLKTSAKKAGITKHFSSHTFRHSFASHLLEAGCDIKYIQALLGHTDPKSTEIYLHVSNKTLLGIKSPFDVQED
- a CDS encoding YgiT-type zinc finger protein, translated to MFRCQKCRKWLKSITTETDVVYNGTTYHATNVPAKICPECGKITIYEIIEERIVQYATQRNVKNIDYAECENEEASASQLIL
- a CDS encoding conjugal transfer protein, with translation MNDIFKDMQAKVGCEYISDLPSYKRKVWHEMKRLNPADYEERQLEDFSKYVFGMSYQTLKDVMKQQKGREEQCRKQGCWWKRKEQLAKKQYHTGSTCR
- a CDS encoding antirestriction protein ArdA — its product is MQETRVLVETKGTTGEETISYWFDLPIDVAEFEEKLGVGAESGDYRIIEKVLPFADEVHEHTSVYQLNELDFMYRQLPADMQEEYTALLTVYENLEALYICRNMITVYPDCKSMIDVARQKLMNDPTFKHLSEDCQEYYFDFEAYASHLQEHGKFLVTEHGIFELPE
- a CDS encoding antirestriction protein ArdA; amino-acid sequence: MIDDMAVYIANLGKYNEGYLVGAWFTFPIDEEDVKEKIGLNEQYEEYAIHDTDNFPIAIGEYVSIEELNEMYEMIEELPDYIVECLDEFINHYGTLEEVVEHKDDIYYYPDCETMTDVAYYYIDELQALGDIPPSLQNYIDYEAYGRDLDMGGCFIETSRGMCEIPY
- a CDS encoding conjugal transfer protein is translated as MKKIKSYTGIWNVEKVLYAINDFNLPFPVTFTQITWFVITEFIIILFGDIPPLSMIEGAFLKYFGIPVALTWFMSQKTFDGKKPYSFLKSQITYALRPKITYAGKAVKLHKQTLNETITAVRSVNYVPDKIY
- the tcpF gene encoding conjugal transfer ATPase TcpF, with the protein product MFPIKYIDNNLVWNKDNEVFAYYELIPYNYSFLSAEQKFIVHDSFRQLIAQSREGKIHALQIATESSIRSMQEQSKKLVTGKLKEVAYQKIDEQTEALVSMIGDNQVDYRFFLGFKLMVTEEQLNLKNIKKSAWLTFTEFLHEVNHTLMNDFVSMPNDEINRYMKMEKLLENKISRRFKVRRLEINDFGYLMEHLYGRDGIAYEDYEYQLPKKKLNKETLIKYYDLIRPTRCVIEESQRYLRLEHEDKESYVSYFTVNAIVGELDFPSSEIFYFQQQQFTFPVDTSMNVEIVENRKALTTVRNKKKELKDLDNHAYQAGSETSSNVVDALDSVDELETDLDQSKESMYKLSYVVRVSADDLDELKRRCDEVKDFYDDLNVKLVRPAGDMLGLHSEFFPASKRYINDYVQYVKSDFLAGLGFGATQQLGETTGIYMGYSVDTGRNVYLQPSLASQGVKGTVTNALASAFVGSLGGGKSFCNNLLVYYSVLFGGQAVILDPKAERGNWKETLPEIAHEINIVNLTSDKDNAGLLDPFVIMKNVKDAESLAIDILTFLTGISSRDGEKFPVLRKAVRSVTQSDSRGLLHVIDELRREDTPISRNIADHIDSFTDYDFAHLLFSDGTVENAISLDNQLNIIQVADLVLPDKDTTFEEYTTIELLSVSMLIVISTFALDFIHSDRSIFKIVDLDEAWAFLNVAQGETLSNKLVRAGRAMQAGVYFVTQSSGDVSKESLKNNIGLKFAFRSTDINEIKQTLEFFGIDKDDENNQKRLRDLENGQCLLQDLYGRVGVVQIHPVFEELLHAFDTRPPV
- a CDS encoding CD3337/EF1877 family mobilome membrane protein, whose amino-acid sequence is MKERIKGAFTKKKIFHFLKMALFVVALSLILLSLLGTVAHATGLVDDTINAENLYSKYPLSNYQLDFYVDNSWSWLPWNWLDGIGKSVQYGLYCITNFVWTISLYLSNATGYVVQEAYKLDFINDMADSIGKSIQTLAGVTQNGFSSTGFYVGFLLLIILVVGLYVAYTGLIKRETSKALHAVINFVVVFVLSASFIAYAPDYIKKINEFSSDISTASLDLGTKIMLPNSESEGKDSVDLIRDSLFSIQVEQPWLLLQFGNSNAEEIGTDRVEALVSASPEDEDGKTREEVVKTEIEDNDNNNLTIPQVVNRLGMVFFLLFFNLGITIFVFLLTGMMLFSQILFIIFAMFLPISFLLSMIPSYESMAKQAIVRVFNTIMTRAGITLIVTVAFSISSMFYNISTDYPFFMVAFLQIVCFAGIYMKLGDLMSMFSLNANDSQSMGRRIFRRPYLFMRHRARRMEHRIARAVSAGGISGGVAGAVAGSAVAGKRAERKNTASKENRGNTTSSMGQRAGSKVGAVLDTKNKVKDKANAVKENIKDMPTQTAYAVYSAKEKAKSSVSDFKRGMVQEQQSRQTGRLEKQEQHRQNIADKRMELQKAQEARQAQRKADGSATTGATRPHERPATASKPSAEKTQEVKRPATATTSKASEPVKTNVIKERPLSSGASDKKATQSAQIAHRQNVEKMVSQETRQNYTKDRRTKVQQTQTVQKNQQTTEKTRNLVMKKGQKKK
- a CDS encoding bifunctional lytic transglycosylase/C40 family peptidase encodes the protein MKLKHIALIGTLFPILFSLVLFFGVLISADSDDENSNFSSGITGMNLSAEVLKHQPMVEKYARENGISEYVNVLLAIIQVESGGTAEDVMQSSESLGLPPNSLDTESSIKQGCKYFASLLSSCKNQGIDDLNVAIQSYNYGGGYVGYVAGKGKKHTFNLAESFAREKSGGKKVTYTNPIAVAKNGGWRYGYGNMFYVELVNQYLTVAHFDNATAQAIMNEALKYQGWKYVYGGSNPNTSFDCSGLVQWCYGKAGISLPRTAQAQYDATQHLPLSQAKAGDLVFFHSTYNAGSYVTHVGIYVGNNQMYHAGDPIGYADLSSSYWQQHLIGAGRVKQ
- a CDS encoding conjugal transfer protein, which gives rise to MFKKNKKQTETIKELKERKVRTVKVGTHQKTVIALWVVLIASVSFGVYKNFTAIDQHTTHEKEIIELRLQDTNGIENFVKNFAKSYYTWNNSKEAIEARTQAINGYLTKELQDLNIDTIRTDIPTSSTVTDVIVWSIEQSGMDTFSAIYEVDQQIKEGEQTSNVKATYTVKVHVDADGDMVIVQNPTLAPVIEKSDYEPKTPEADASVDADTVNDATAFLETFFKLYPTATEKELAYYVSGNVIEPIGRDYLYSELVNPVFTRDGDNVKVKVAVKFLDNQTKATQVSQYELVLRKDSNWKIV